The following are from one region of the Hyla sarda isolate aHylSar1 chromosome 6, aHylSar1.hap1, whole genome shotgun sequence genome:
- the EMP1 gene encoding epithelial membrane protein 1: MLVILAGMFVVHIAVCIMLLVATISNVWLKDGSGVNSLGIWMFCEANKCINVLDYIDFAQWPSMRAVESFMILAIIFCFFSLFSFIGQLFTLGKGCRFYITGAFMWICWICILCGISIFTSRFGYAARWYHAYCFILTWICFCLAFFLALLFMILRKK, encoded by the exons ATGTTGGTCATCCTAGCTGGAATGTTTGTGGTCCATATCGCCGTCTGTATCATGCTCCTCGTGGCCACAATTTCCAAT GTTTGGCTAAAAGACGGATCGGGTGTAAATTCACTGGGTATATGGATGTTCTGCGAGGCCAACAAGTGCATAAACGTACTTGACTACATTGACTTTGCACAAT GGCCTTCTATGAGGGCGGTGGAGTCTTTCATGATCCTGGCCATCATCTTctgctttttttcacttttttcattcATTGGACAGCTCTTCACATTGGGGAAAGGATGCCGCTTTTACATTACCGGAGCTTTCATGTGGATCTGCT ggATCTGCATCCTTTGTGGAATTTCCATCTTCACATCCAGATTCGGATACGCTGCAAGATGGTACCACGCATACTGCTTCATCTTAACATGGATCTGTTTCTGCCTCGCCTTTTTCCTCGCACTCCTCTTCATGATTCTGCGGAAGAAGTAA